The DNA region TTGGTCGTCACAGGCGGAGTACTAGTAGATCCATCGAGATAATCGGCTAAGTCGTAGCCATTGAACAAGGCATGAACCTGGCGCCGCCACATGAGGAAGTTGGTTGATGTCAGCTTGGTGATGTTTGTCATATTGACATTGACAAGCGAGGTTGCATCAGTGGGGGCAAAAATCTCGGAGGTGGAAGACATGGCCAAAGGAAAAGcgtaaaacaaagaaaattaagaaatagaGAATAGAGGTgaaggaagaaaaagaggaagaagagaatagaggcggccaaaaaagaaaacaaaattaggttttaggtctttactgctctgataccatatgaGCAAAGGCTGAATGATTCATTAAGAGAAATGATTTACAACATATATAGACATTAGTGTAGGGTTTAACTATTCTGTAATTACAATTATAGTCCCTAATCTATTCTCCTCCttagaaaatgtatatgtaTTCAAGTTTTTAGAATACCTACCTTATTTGGCTGATTGTAGAGCatctctatctctatatatattgcttCAACATCGCGTCATCAAAATATCTAATACAATTTCTAGGTAAAGAAATACATAAACAACTAGAATTAGATCAAAGGAGTTGTTAAGGTTACGATCGAGACATGAAATTCATAACATTAATATTCATCGCCTTCCTTCTATCATATGTGGCTCCAATATACGGAGGACTGGCTAAAACGGCATGCAGTGTGGCAAAACTTAACCCTGCATGCTTACCAGCCGCAACAGGAAACCCACCAACGACGGAATGTTGTGGAAAATTTAGAGAACAACAATCATGTATTTGTGAGTTCTATCGATCCGAAGAGTTTTTTACATATCTTAAATTTGCTTATTCAATCATAACGGGTTGTAACATACCTTTTCCTAAATGTAATTGATCATTAGAATCTATGAATATCATGATTTAACCTGATTCAGTATAGATTGTTTTCGTTTTCTTATATAGTTTAGAAAAGCAAAACATAATGagcaacaaaaaacaaataatcacaTTTGggaatttatctataaatatatattaatcataaaaatttaaacattgttCATGAGAATTCAAACATGTAACAAAATTAGGGTGTagcatatttatttttctatcatGGTTATGATCGCCCAGCAGTTTCTTGACATTCAACCATTGACACTGAaattcgataaaaaaaaaaaaaaccacggGAGCGATACATTGAAGAAATCCAAATGCAAACATGTAATTGTAAAGTTCAAAACTTAGTCAAAACATGCAAAGAAGATCCAAAGGCAAACATTCTGAAACAATTCCGACTATTTAACTAGAAATTTTAGAAGCAAACGAGTCTGTGACTTGTATAGTTTATGCCAAAATGCAAACCTTTCCAAGAGTACATGatcaaatatcaaacaacacATTCTCAAATACAAGCTCTTCGAATAACTGAAATTCTAAACTAATGAAGTAAGGTAAAATTAATTACGGGACtaagaaatacaaaaagaagATGGCGTAGAATGGAACTTGTAAGAAACTTCTAAGGAGCACATTGGATAAGAAAACTCCAATTACTGTCCAATTCGTTTTCAACACCCAAATTCTATATACCGGTTCTTCAAATCTAAATCCATAACCAGGTAAACCTTAACCAAACAACCATGTAAACctattatttcttctttttgtttatttacctTATTTAATTACAACTTAAgttattatttacaattaatatttaaagattCACCAAGTTCTTGCCACCTTTTAAAATCacatttctatataaattagtattgtataaatctgaaataaatagtttttgatagttattataattatgcaatttatcttatttaattgCAGTTCCAAAGAATTGCCTACATGTGACACAATCTAAATgtgtttatacatttttatttaaaaaaagttgtcactaaaaaaaaaaaaaaataaagaaaaaaggaagacaaAATACACTAGCTAAAAGCACCCTTACGGCCTTGCCTATTCTCGAATATTCTTCCAACTCTCACTCCCTCTATATATAGCTTCACCAACCTTTAAACATCTCataatcaaaatctcaaacatTTTTAAGCAATCAAAATAGAGTTAGACATAAGGGAGTCATTAATAAGGTTACAAGACATGAAGTTCATTACATTAGTATTCACTGCCTCTGTTTTGTTGTCTATGGTTCTGACAAGAACAATAGTTTCAGGGGAAGAGGTGAAAGCCGCTTGCCATTTGGAAGATCTTCAAATATGTAAGCATGCAATAATAACTGAAAGTCCACCATCAACGGAATGTtgcaaaaaattaaaagaacaacAGTCATGTTTGTGTAAATACTTGCTTAGTCCACCCATTAGTCAGTATATTGGAGCTGCTAAAAGAGTCATAGCGGCTTGTGGCATACATATTCCTAACTgttgaagtttcaaatattaataacataatttataatGTAATAATTATCACAAtcatatttgataatatttatcatttggAGTTTATCATCACTACGAGAAAAACAATTTGCTAGGAACATTTGCGAGGGAAACTATCCCTAGCAAATTTGAGATAGAATTGCGAGGCTTCTGCTACAAACATAAAGTCACTAGCAAATTTATGAGGGAATGTGTCTCCGgaaatccatcgcaaatttgcgaggaatttGCAAGATATATTAACATTCctagcaaatccattgcaaattTGCGACGGTTTTGCGATAACAGTATCCATTGCAAAATTTCAAGAGATTTGTGATGGAATTGCGAGAGTCATCGCAAATCTATTgcaaagtaagaaaataatattcaaaaaagaaattataacatttaatcaaattttattttaaatacatttgaGTGTTCATAGGGTCatcaaataaatttctaaatttttccaaacaattaaaaaaaataacttacatgtttatatgttttgttagttaaataatactaatttcaCATCCTAAACACAAAATCTCAAACTCTATACCCCAAACCCTTAACCtaactcaaaaccctaaatcataaattctaaactttaaagtttaaactttaaaaatcctAATGATAGAAATcctaatcataaatttaaaacaatatacgtatatatttacttcacacaaaatcaatcttttaaaaaatactatatatatttacttataaatttaaatctctAAACAAATCTCATAATCAATATTTCGGacattttctaaacaaaacaaaaaataaaattaggtagAGATTAAAAGAGGTTTTAAGATACAAGACATGATGATGAAGTTCATAACACTTCTTTTCATCGCGTTTGTTATTTCAGCTCTGGCTCCAACAAAAGCAGAGGAGAAAGCGGCATGCGCTGTGACTGATCTTATACCATGTCTATCAGCACTACAAGGCTCAACCGAATGTTGCATGATATTAAAAGATAGGCAATCGTGTTTTTGTGATTATTTAAAAGATCCACGGATTGGTGGTCCATATTTGTCAGCtgctaaaaatattttagtggCTTGTAATGCTACttgttgaaattttaaaatatttataaaataattctgAATGTTATAGttataaaaatcatatgcaACAATGTTTCATCATATGGAGTTTATCACGTCAGTATAGTGtattatgctttgttttttaaGAGAAAACTTATTTTTAACTAGTTGATGACGAATTTATTTTGAATCAGGTTTCTTCGAAGACTCATCATATATAaaatgctttttattttattttatcaatgaGAACAAGAACCGGtccaggaaaacaaaaaaaacccaaaatcatatttttaaaaaaaaagaagatcaaagataaaaagaaaagaaaagctggTTCTTGTTCTCctttactttcttcttcttcttcacttggaAGGAGGGAAGAAAATGGCGTCAGCAGTTCTCCTTGAACGGAAAGAGTTCTCCACCTCCGGAGTCACCTTAAACGCCGCCTGCAGAACCTCTGGTGACAAAGCCTTCCACACCGATGTCCTTCCAGCCAAATGTGTGAAAATTGGACTACATAAAACACAAAGAGAATAGTTACAAACTTTTTAGTTTCATTCaatctaaaaaatcaaaagggATACTGTAGAGAGACAAAGTTCTTACTCAGGAGTAGTGACAATGGAGAACCAAGACATGCCATCAGAATCAGCAATCTTTGAAACCACAAAGAACCTTGGCACAATGAAGAGAGAACCAGCTTTGATATGAGTCTCAAGAACTCTTTTCCCATCAGCACCAACCACCTGGACTCTTCCACTTCCACCTACAATGTAAGTCACCTGAAGAGCCGAGTCACAAGAGAAACCAGGCGAGCACATGGAATGGGCATCGATCCGAACAAGATCAGCTCCAAACCCAACCTCTCCAACCAAAGGAAGGTTCTTGGTGTTCAAGACAACGACCCTGCCTCCATCCTTGATGTCAACATCAAGAGGAGCCTCCAAACAGTTCAAGACAAACCCATCACGGTGCTCCTTCTTGGGCTGTGGCATCTTGAAACTCGCATCAAGCTTCACAATGCCATTACCGGTTTGAGAACCAACGAGTTTCTTCACGGTGTTCTCATCAAGGTCCCAGGCTCTGCCTACAAACTCAGTGGAGAAACCGGTGAAGATACCGTTTGAGCCAGTGAGATAAAACTCAGTGAACTGTCCTGCTTTGTGACCCTTGTGGGTTTCACCGAGAAAGAGGATAACAAGCTCCGTATCCTGGTTGTTGAACCACCATGTGACCACACCAAAGGGAAGAGCAATCGAATCACCTTGCTTGATTTCGATCACCTTCTCCTCCTGCTCAGGGAGGACAATTCCAGCAGTTCCAGATCCtgaaatcaatataaaaaaaaaaggtaaagtaAGAAGCTTTTAATTCCTTACACGCGAGGCTATTAGATCAAACGATGAAAACGTGATTAAGCATAACAAAAACAGCAAAAGACTACTCCTTTTTCTGGCACACAGTAGTCATGATCTATTTTGACTATCATATTCTTCACTATTCACAGTTTTAAATCAGCTAACAGATCGTAGAATCAGGATCACAATAAACCCAATCAGAGTAATGAATATGCATGAATCACCATAAAGTTGCCAACTTTTTGAAGAAACAAGGATCAAAACCCTCAAAAATCAAAGCAGAGCTACAAAATCGATCAAACCCATAATACAAAAAACATGGATCGGAGTAAAGTCGACAACTTTTAAGAAGAagatcaggaaaaaaaaaaaccgaacctTGAAGAACATAAGCGACCTTAGAGGAATCAGAGTAACGAGGGATAGCGAAGCCATGCTTCTCAAGAGCAAGCTTAGCAGCACCAATGTTACCCTGTTTAAGCATCGGCAACTCTTCTGGGCACCAAGCAAAGTACGATCCACCATCTCCTCCGTACACCTTCTTCGGCAGCTTAGGTGAAAGATCcaactccatttttttttttttcaaggacgatgaaaagagtaaaaagaagaagatttttttttggtaaaggagGAGTAGTCAATTTTGATAATGTGATGATGTGAATAAAGAGATGCGACACGTTTATTTATAGGAGAGGCTTAAGAGTGTCCATCCGTTACTAAAACAGAGACTGACTCGGCgaaaacaaagatattttttttacttgtagATAATTATCTTAATTAACGTTTTAATCCAAGTTTTATCCATTACTTTATTCCCACgatcttattaattaattacgtttccatataattattgattttgaCTACCAATAAAGATGCCTTTAGGAGAAGATTATTCTTGTTAATCCATCAcgttcttcgtttttttttaattattttaatacaataaatatattctaccaaaaattgttgacaaaaaaaaatatatattctaccaAAAGTGTTAGTACTGTATTCTGTATACACTATATAGGATGAAAATCGAATCCTTTATTTGTTTCCAGTTTAGTAATCTTTAGATTATGATTTCCTTTTTATTCGTTACCAAGATAGGATTGAAAAGGCTGTATTGAAAAATCttatctaatcttttttttttgacgtcaTATCTCGTTGTATGCTAATCACtgctttttcttatttatttcgttaatttttttaatggatgGGATCTGCTGACAGGATTGTATATTATCTAAGTTCTTAAACGTAATTTTcttattgtcaaaaaataaaataaaggatttTATCCAgtctgttttaaaattttatttaattctcAAACAAGCAACGTGATGAATaagttgaaatttctttgttttttaaggATTAGTTTAACTTAATTaagaatgtatttttttttcaacggcAAACGAATTTATGTGTactctatattatatttatatcaaactCTTACATATTCCTAACGCTTACGTTATCTCTCTCCCCCACAAGAGGATATTTAAGCCCATCATTGTCATTTCTTACTTATAGGGCTTTAACAGAAACCAATTCACATGCCCATGTGgggaaaataaaatgtaaaaaaaaaaaaaaaaacaagtgtggCTGCTGGGATTCGAGCCCAGGTCTCCACGGCCACAACGTGGAATTCTTACCACTAAACTACAGCCACTTGATTGATTTTTAGTATCACTAACAGGAATTTAACTACAAAACTACTCTATTTATCTCACGGTTATGCACTTATGTGTAATACTGTATATGCGAATTCCCATCTCCTTAGACAACTGACTTAAATCATGTATTTAGTAACACTTTTGTACACTGACTGTTGGTGgaatgttaatttattttcttgtaaactCAAACACGAAATTTGCTTTAAGAAATTGAAGACCTTAAATTGAAAAATGTACAAAATCATATCAAGTCTAACGTCAGTAACGTATCCTTTCCACCAGCTTGAGACAATGACTTGGTTAGTGAATAATATATATGCACGCACGTTTCATAAACGGAGAATACAtctgaaattgataaaaattaaagatgTACCAAGATTACAAACAAAGTGATGACAGGTTAGCCGACAGCCACATACTTTGAAATGTTCATATAAAATACGTGGAGAGACTACCAACATAACCTAATTGCcatgtgaaaataataaaactgaGCCCCTTTTGGTAACCTCGTCAAGTAGACAGATCGAACAGTTGGAAGCAGTCCAATGAGAAACAACTAGGCGAAGAAAAGAGAACCTCACTTTCTTTCTACTTTCGTGTGGCGAGCAACCCATGTTACTCGTCTCAATAATTAATACtccattttaaatattttaacaaaaaagtgaaaaaagaagaaaatcaaaagtagGAATAATGGGTCTCAGGTCAGCTAAGTTAATGGTTCAAAGCATATGCTTTCGAAGATCCTCTCTCAAATGACCACTTTTTTGGTCTATAAACCCCAAACGAAAGGTCTCCTCTCCATTTGGCTTCTCTTTTGATGAGGTCGTAAAGGCCAATATCAACAATGGATGCTCCTCATCAaactttcctctctctctctctcttttttatctcTTACATAACTAATTACATGAAGGTATTTCCGAGCTCACGGTCCTGGAGATGAAATGAGACGGCGGCTGAGATTTGGCTGGAGAGGGAAGAGTGATCCGTAAACCATTTTCTAATAAGGTGTGGTCGATTATGGGAGAAAACTAGAATTAGAAATTGGGCAACTATGTTCCTTTGGcagtttgttctttgtttcttgaagagtttttatttttttggtttccacGATTCTTGATGATAATTGATAACAACAATGGATTTGTCACTTTTTGTGTCTAATTTATGAAAAAGCTTTGTTGGTTAATGAAATTAACATTTTCTATATGACTTCTCAATGACCTCAAGTATTGAGGAGTTTCCGCACTTCACAGCTGGTCTAAATAGTCTCGTACGCTTTAAACCTGACTGTATATGAGTTATTGCATTAGTAGAGAACACACAATATTACGATCAAGATTATTTTGTACATTTAGAAACTAAGGTTACAGAGACGAGCTCGTAAATCTAAATGAAGCGTAAGAGGTAAGGATAAATTGTAGAGAGTTTAGCAGTTATTCAAGATGACGAATGCATCCGAAGTCCAAATGAATCTTAAAGAGCTTCAAACCAAAAAGAGTAATTTTAAGAACTATCCATCAAAGTTAACACAAAATTCGAAAGAACAACAAAGGTAGTTTCAtagaaaatggaaaacaaaagttaaatataaCTCAATGAAAATCTCTTTCCCCATAAACAATACTTCAATAGAAGAAGCCGAGAACCTTGCCTCCGACATTCTTCCTTCGGGCTTCTTCATGGTCCATAATACCAGCAGAGGTAGTCAGGACGATGTACCCAAACTGCACATTTCAGTGGCTTAAATCCATTAATACCATTAAGACAAGTACACGAACTACTAACACTGATGTATTGGTACAGTTTGCAAAGTGATTCTACAACATTCTCAATGCTTGatcatatatagttaatattaaGGCCATGGAAAAGTGAGTGAGAAGAGCGAACCTGTCTAGAAGGGAGCAAACGGGCAGTCCAACCTTCAATTTCCTTGACACCAACATCAAAACGTGGGCTGATAACACCACACTTGTTCAACCTTCCGTTCAATTCAACGACGATCTTGCCAGATCTGTGGTCATCAACATACTCAAACTCACCGATGTAACCTGCACATGATTGGTAACCACAACAAATTTAGAGAACCGACACCTAAGAATCTTGAGGAATCTCTATGTAAAAAACTAATGGGAGACATCATCATACCGTGCTTCTGCATGACAATCAGAAACTTGATAATGACTTTTGAGGATGGCCTGATCATGACCTGCCTCTTGCCTCGTTTCTCAGCATTGTACATGCTCTTGAGAGCATCGTTAAGAACACTGATTCTCACCATCTTGCCCTTAGCTCAATCCTCTACTAAACAAGTCAAACAGGAAACATGAGCatgagttattaaaaaaaaaaagagtcaaataACTAAAACAGACAAAATATGCAGAGCATTTAAATTCTGATCTTTGGTTCAAAACAGATACGATCTTACTGTAAGTACTTCATGATACAATGCACAGAACTAAGCATCACGAAGATTGACTTCAATGGGGATAAGTAAGAACTTGTAAATGCAAAACGTAATCACTAAGACACAGAGGTCTCATGGTTACGCTCCAGAAAATGCATATACAGAGAGAATACGAAGCTAAGACTGATGAATACGCAATCGTTCCTAAGTTCACTATGAAAATGTTATGTTAcatcaccaaaacaaacaaaaagctctAAGATCCTAAAATTCTCGGAAGCGAAACAAGAGAATAAACAAACTCACGAACAATTAGCAATCGCTCACTTCTGAAAATTCTATAAGGAGATCAGAGAATCTGAGCGAGTAGTATAGTGGAGACGATTGTACCTTAAGATTTGGAGCTCGAGAGGCTGAGGCACTCAGGGACGGAGAAAAGCaaatagaggaagaagagaaggtgaGCTAGGGTTTTCTCATTAGATTTTATACCCGAGAAAAATCATAGAAACCAAATGAAATGTGTCTGATACGATGCGTTTTAAGCCCAATGGGCTTCTTTATTACACGACCATTGAAGCCTGTCAAAGCTATTAACTGGGCAATTGCGTTTTGGGTCGGATCATCCGACCTAGTGAATGATATGTGGCGAATGCGCTCTCAGCCGTCAGATCGCATTTAACAATTGATCAATCTAATGAATTATAAAGTGTACACGTCAGTTATCCGTGTCAAGTGCTGTTAGCCAATAAAGTagaagtaatcattctctcgcTCTCAGCCGTCAgatcttatttttaaaagtcGATCAATCTAAACGAATGAAAATCATCCACGTCAACGATCCTCGTGAAATGCAATTAGCCAATAGAATACGACGGTTCcttctttatatatactaaaaaccCTCAAGAGAGATCTAAACaagcaccaccaccaccactacaaCAACTTATCCGATTAGCAACTTTACTCTATTTCCACCCCCGAGAGTCGTCAAATCGAGATAATGGCACCAAGAGCCGAGAAGAAGCCAGCCGAGAAGAAGCCCGCGGCGGAAGAGAACAAGGCCGCCGAGAAAGCTCCGgcagagaagaaaccaaaggcCGGAAAGAAACTGCCACCGACGAAGGAGGCCggagacaagaagaagaagagatccaaGAAGAACATCGAAACCTACAAGATCTACATCTTCAAGGTGCTGAAGCAGGTTCATCCAGATATCGGGATCTCGAGCAAAGCCATGGGGATCATGAACAGCTTCATCAACGATATCTTCGAGAAGCTTGCTCAGGAGTCTTCCAAGCTCGCAAGGTACAACAAGAAGCCGACGATTACTTCTCGCGAGATCCAGACTGCTGTCAGACTTGTCCTCCCCGGTGAACTCGCTAAACACGCCGTCTCTGAGGGTACTAAGGCCGTGACCAAGTTTACCAGCTCTTGAAGGAATTGAATTTGGTCTAGGGTTTTTCTTTTAGGGATTTCGATTTGCTATGTAGTAGGGAATTAGATGCTTTGGTGGCTTTAAAGTTCGTATCTTGTTTATGTAACTAGGTTCTTTTAATTCACTGCTTTTATGATAtattgtaatgtttttcatttcGATTTACCAATTGGGatgatggatttgcagtttcttatttaaaatatatatttcctttttaatcCATATTTTAGCCAAGTATTGCTCTTACATTCCTATAAAGAACAGAGTCCAATTCGAATTTGCAACTTCGTATTGTAACTGGAAGACATTAAAATggtaaacaaaattgaaattagtAGCTTAGTTTTCACGAATCGCAATCGTCATGTCACACGGAGGACTTAAGTAAGCATTATTAGGTTTAGGTGAACGCACTTAACATTGATGAAGAGTTTTTGGTGAACCTACAATAAAGCATTTCATAAGTGTCATAATCATTATTAAATTTCTTCTATCCTCCTTAAGCTAAATAATACAGAACCAAATATCTGAATtctgaagaaaagaagagttttGATTCCAGATGATAtttgtttatacaaaaaaaaaaaaaatacagaacaACACGTCTCTGAAGCCAACAAACAAagccaaataataaaaacctaCTAATACCCAATTgttaattaaacaaagttgtaaTTGGGGGAATACGTGGGAGACTCGAAGGGGAAGGAGAATACCCGGAAACGAAGGGGCAAAAACGAAGAGAAGAGTTCAAAGGAAAAGGGGAAGTTCCGTAACTAGTAGTTGGTTTGTCTATgggggaaagaagaagagcagttAGTTAAACGTGCAAAGAAGAGCAGCCCTTCCTCCCCATTTTCCAAACACATAAACCGCGCACGCACCCATCAAACAAGGTTTGGTTTTGGTCATCCATCCCCATTCCCACAATCTTTTCGTTTTCTCGCTCGCATACAACAAAACAccttttcttatatttttctttgatcaaGATGTACCATCGTATTCCGTCGTTAATGGAGCCGTTTCTACGGAGAGTCTCGGACCGTTGGCCGGTCATCACTCAGGCTGCCACGTGGACTGTTCTTCTAATGTTCACTGTCGCCGTCGCCTCGTTTGCTCCTGAGATGGCGTTTGTGTCTACGGTGTCGTCCTCGTGCGGAGGAGGAGATGGATTCGTAAAGATTCCTGTTGATTTTGCTGGGGAGAGTGTGTGCGTGCCGTCTAGCATGGTGAAGAGATCGCGTTTTGATTCGTTTGTGCCTTCGATCTTTGCTGCGGTTATGGTCACGGCGTCGGCCTGTTTGATCCGATCGTGTATTGGCACGGAGAATGCGGATgatttataaaccaaaacaaaattgtaaagtatttaataatttttgtgttCAGTTACATAAACAAACATTCACCGTTTCCTTTTTCCAAATTAAGACATGATAAGATCCGTCGTAGAAATATACTGTATGACattcttcaaaaaattttaagataGAGAGTTAAACGTATCTATCTCTTAGATCCGACTTAAACACAATCAAATGGTATCCACAATCTTTGACATTCCGTTTTGGCCA from Camelina sativa cultivar DH55 chromosome 3, Cs, whole genome shotgun sequence includes:
- the LOC104765878 gene encoding glutelin type-B 5, with product MELDLSPKLPKKVYGGDGGSYFAWCPEELPMLKQGNIGAAKLALEKHGFAIPRYSDSSKVAYVLQGSGTAGIVLPEQEEKVIEIKQGDSIALPFGVVTWWFNNQDTELVILFLGETHKGHKAGQFTEFYLTGSNGIFTGFSTEFVGRAWDLDENTVKKLVGSQTGNGIVKLDASFKMPQPKKEHRDGFVLNCLEAPLDVDIKDGGRVVVLNTKNLPLVGEVGFGADLVRIDAHSMCSPGFSCDSALQVTYIVGGSGRVQVVGADGKRVLETHIKAGSLFIVPRFFVVSKIADSDGMSWFSIVTTPDPIFTHLAGRTSVWKALSPEVLQAAFKVTPEVENSFRSRRTADAIFFPPSK
- the LOC104765889 gene encoding 40S ribosomal protein S15a-1, with translation MVRISVLNDALKSMYNAEKRGKRQVMIRPSSKVIIKFLIVMQKHGYIGEFEYVDDHRSGKIVVELNGRLNKCGVISPRFDVGVKEIEGWTARLLPSRQFGYIVLTTSAGIMDHEEARRKNVGGKVLGFFY
- the LOC109131338 gene encoding non-specific lipid-transfer protein 2P-like; the encoded protein is MKFITLVFTASVLLSMVLTRTIVSGEEVKAACHLEDLQICKHAIITESPPSTECCKKLKEQQSCLCKYLLSPPISQYIGAAKRVIAACGIHIPNC
- the LOC104765912 gene encoding uncharacterized protein LOC104765912, with translation MYHRIPSLMEPFLRRVSDRWPVITQAATWTVLLMFTVAVASFAPEMAFVSTVSSSCGGGDGFVKIPVDFAGESVCVPSSMVKRSRFDSFVPSIFAAVMVTASACLIRSCIGTENADDL
- the LOC104765902 gene encoding histone H2B.1 gives rise to the protein MAPRAEKKPAEKKPAAEENKAAEKAPAEKKPKAGKKLPPTKEAGDKKKKRSKKNIETYKIYIFKVLKQVHPDIGISSKAMGIMNSFINDIFEKLAQESSKLARYNKKPTITSREIQTAVRLVLPGELAKHAVSEGTKAVTKFTSS